The following are from one region of the Salvia hispanica cultivar TCC Black 2014 chromosome 1, UniMelb_Shisp_WGS_1.0, whole genome shotgun sequence genome:
- the LOC125211671 gene encoding GDSL esterase/lipase At2g40250-like: MNHTTHLLFILISITSLLRSTAAALINTTAVYAFGDAIFDTGNNNGLRTICRADHPPYAAELRDTISFGRFSNGKLPADILVHDLGLKPLMHPYLNMQTAPRDALQTGVSFASTCSGLDDLTADEVGVLTMTAQYRNFEAAGETMRLDIGDGPTDDVLKNAVYLISGGTNDMLDNYYAIPIRRLMYSVSAYHEFLLGNLKDFVKKLYKRGARRVGVLGMPPVGCLPLDISTKFGFKRECVSQHNADATQFNDRLQQYINQFVTEMPQLKIAYVDIYNPMMDMINNPSRYGFEHTLEGCCGSGSWELGPFCSKYARVCTNASQYLFWDSIHPTQAAYEILTKIFKETSLSSLLV; the protein is encoded by the exons ATGAATCACACCACACATCTCCTCTTCATTCTCATCTCAATCACATCCCTCCTCCGTTCCACAGCCGCTGCACTAATAAACACAACCGCCGTGTACGCCTTCGGCGACGCCATATTCGACACCGGCAACAACAACGGCCTCCGCACCATCTGCCGCGCGGACCACCCGCCCTACGCGGCCGAGCTCCGCGACACCATCTCCTTCGGCAGATTCTCCAACGGCAAGCTCCCGGCCGACATCCTCGTCCACGACCTCGGCCTCAAGCCCCTCATGCACCCGTATCTCAACATGCAAACCGCCCCGCGCGACGCCCTGCAGACCGGCGTCAGCTTCGCCTCCACGTGCTCGGGCCTCGACGACCTCACGGCCGATGAGGTCGGGGTGCTCACCATGACGGCGCAGTACAG GAACTTCGAGGCGGCAGGGGAGACCATGAGGCTAGACATTGGCGATGGTCCCACGGACGACGTACTTAAGAACGCTGTGTATTTGATCTCCGGTGGAACTAATGACATGTTGGATAACTATTACGCCATTCCGATCAGAAGATTGATGTATTCTGTGTCTGCCTATCATGAGTTCTTGCTCGGAAATCTTAAAGATTTTGTCAAG AAATTGTACAAGAGGGGTGCAAGAAGAGTAGGAGTTCTGGGGATGCCACCGGTGGGATGCTTACCGCTCGACATCTCAACCAAATTCGGGTTCAAACGTGAGTGTGTGAGTCAGCATAACGCAGATGCAACGCAATTCAACGATAGGCTTCAGCAATACATCAATCAATTTGTGACTGAAATGCCACAACTGAAAATTGCTTATGTTGATATCTATAATCCTATGATGGATATGATCAACAACCCTAGCAGATATG GATTCGAGCACACACTCGAGGGATGTTGTGGAAGTGGCTCGTGGGAGCTAGGGCCTTTTTGTAGTAAGTATGCTCGAGTTTGCACAAATGCATcgcaatatttattttgggaCTCTATTCATCCAACTCAAGCTGCTTATGAGATTCTCaccaaaatattcaaagaGACTTCACTTTCTAGTCTATTGGTTTAA
- the LOC125211653 gene encoding alcohol acyltransferase 9-like: MASNVNVTETIIITPSEPTPNHVLRLSALDSKLFARFVTDYMFVYEPRHGADQAAITENVKTALSRALVPYYPLSQLGRRDRPGPVWARARPEARLGPSLAGPGPARGSRPGDSPGVLGEMKDLLKPRRHTSFEVLAGHVWRSWARALGLAPEQRVRVFFGINVRERMRPGLPTGFYGNGVVHVCAEASAGELAGNGLGFAAGLVARAKEGVGEERVREVVESVSSKWEQVEFVGTLILTQWSRLGLEMVDFGLGRPVQVSPVCSGRFCTFLPVHGVENAVKVNLGVPVTALDQYLSFVKNINE; this comes from the exons atggCAAGCAATGTGAATGTAACCGAAACAATCATCATCACTCCTTCCGAACCAACTCCGAACCACGTTCTCCGTCTCTCCGCTCTCGATTCGAAGCTCTTCGCACGTTTCGTCACCGACTATATGTTCGTCTACGAACCCCGCCACGGAGCAGATCAAGCCGCAATCACAGAAAATGTGAAGACGGCCCTGTCCCGGGCCCTCGTGCCCTACTACCCACTTTCTCAACTCGGTCGCAGGGATCGCCCTGGGCCCGTTTGGGCCCGGGCCAGGCCCGAGGCCCGTTTGGGCCCGTCACTTGCTGGACCCGGCCCGGCCCGGGGGAGTCGACCCGGTGACTCTCCCGGAGT GCTCGGGGAGATGAAGGATCTCCTGAAGCCGAGGCGCCACACGTCGTTCGAGGTGCTGGCGGGCCACGTGTGGCGGAGCTGGGCGAGGGCGCTCGGGCTGGCGCCCGAGCAGCGGGTCCGGGTGTTTTTCGGTATAAATGTGAGGGAGCGGATGAGGCCGGGTTTGCCGACCGGGTTCTACGGGAACGGGGTGGTGCACGTGTGCGCGGAGGCGAGCGCGGGGGAGCTGGCGGGGAACGGGCTGGGGTTCGCGGCGGGGCTGGTGGCGCGGGCGAAGGAGGGGGTGGGGGAGGAGAGGGTGAGGGAGGTGGTGGAATCGGTGAGTTCGAAGTGGGAGCAGGTTGAGTTTGTGGGGACGCTGATTCTGACGCAGTGGTCAAGGCTGGGGCTGGAAATGGTCGACTTTGGGTTGGGCCGGCCGGTTCAGGTTTCCCCGGTTTGCAGCGGGAGATTTTGCACATTTTTGCCGGTTCATGGCGTGGAAAATGCGGTCAAAGTCAACTTGGGGGTCCCAGTTACTGCGTTGGACCAATACCTTTCttttgtgaaaaatattaatgaataa